Proteins encoded by one window of Gallaecimonas pentaromativorans:
- the plsB gene encoding glycerol-3-phosphate 1-O-acyltransferase PlsB: MLPSFLLKALKWPVSLTVKSKLVPQDPVKELGLDPSKPIVYAFKTASASDLLAVRRLCLAMGLPDPAAPLQLAGQTVPRCLFMDKPVTLLTRKRRHGNFRDALKALLKPLREDNQQDVQLLPVSLFWGRQPGHENPSLLGSMLSDYDSPSWLRKMLIIAFYGRDNFVRFARPVSLRNLLDQRDDSDDNLSHKLARVARVHFSRQRLVMTGPRLPDRETMLAALLKTEPMKRAIEDEARSRKEDFGQAEQRANQYLQEIAAKFSPGFIRFLDRLLGWIWNRIYKGIKVSNAEVVRQLAHDGNEIVFVPCHRSHMDYLLLSYVIYQQGMVPPHIAAGVNLNFFPAGPLFRRGGAFFIRRSFKGNKLYSTVFREYLYSLFQKGYSVKYFTEGGRSRTGRLLPPKTGMLAMTVQSLLRSSERPISLVPVYIGYEHVMEVGSYLKELRGNSKEKESGWQAFKSTIKALRQDFGQGFVNFGQPIALSQYLTEQVPDWRKSSGDADAKPSWLTPLVNRLGDEMLTRINDAAALNGVTLVSLALLCAERRALSREVLENQLDLLLALARQAPYSAHVTLPEQDGKALLEQVLKGDKFQVSEDGLGELISLDETQAIAMTYYRNNILHLYMLPSLVARLLLDGPKSLDTLCEQVLALYPLLKAELFMGIDEAALGEHLQALLGALEQQGLVSLDGERWQAASHQRPGYRKLWLLSGVIEESLQRYAIVLTLLRSPEPLGRAELENRAQAVAERLSALFGIQAPEFFDKKLIASLAATLREAELVVLGEQSELLPTDKALALDELVLNLLSNEVADTVRHVLCKDC, from the coding sequence GTGCTGCCGAGTTTTCTACTCAAGGCCCTCAAGTGGCCTGTTTCACTGACCGTTAAAAGCAAACTGGTGCCGCAAGATCCCGTCAAGGAGCTTGGCCTGGACCCCAGTAAGCCCATTGTGTACGCCTTTAAAACCGCTTCAGCGTCCGATCTGTTGGCGGTGCGGCGTTTGTGCTTGGCCATGGGGCTGCCAGACCCTGCCGCGCCGCTACAACTGGCTGGCCAAACTGTGCCCCGCTGCCTGTTCATGGATAAACCGGTGACCTTGCTGACCCGCAAGCGCCGCCACGGCAACTTCCGTGACGCCCTTAAAGCGCTGCTCAAGCCCTTGCGGGAAGATAACCAACAAGACGTGCAGCTGCTGCCGGTTTCCCTGTTCTGGGGCCGCCAGCCGGGTCACGAAAACCCCTCGCTGCTGGGCTCGATGCTGTCTGACTACGACTCCCCCTCCTGGCTGCGAAAAATGCTGATCATCGCCTTTTATGGCCGTGACAACTTCGTGCGCTTTGCCCGGCCGGTGTCCCTTCGCAATCTGTTAGACCAGCGCGACGACAGCGACGACAACCTCAGCCACAAGCTGGCCCGGGTAGCGCGAGTGCATTTTTCCCGCCAGCGCCTGGTAATGACAGGCCCGCGCCTGCCCGACCGCGAAACCATGCTGGCCGCCCTGCTCAAGACCGAGCCCATGAAAAGGGCCATCGAAGACGAAGCCCGCTCCCGCAAGGAAGATTTCGGCCAGGCCGAGCAGCGCGCCAACCAGTACCTGCAGGAGATCGCCGCCAAGTTCTCCCCCGGCTTTATCCGCTTTTTAGACCGCCTGCTGGGCTGGATCTGGAACCGCATCTACAAGGGCATCAAGGTGTCCAACGCCGAGGTGGTGCGCCAGTTGGCCCACGACGGCAACGAAATCGTGTTCGTGCCCTGCCACCGCTCCCACATGGACTACCTGCTGCTCTCTTACGTGATTTACCAGCAGGGCATGGTGCCGCCGCACATCGCCGCCGGGGTCAACCTCAACTTCTTCCCAGCCGGGCCGCTGTTCCGTCGGGGTGGCGCCTTTTTTATCCGCCGCAGCTTCAAGGGCAACAAACTCTATTCCACGGTGTTCCGCGAGTACCTCTACAGCCTCTTTCAAAAGGGCTACTCGGTGAAATATTTCACCGAAGGCGGCCGCTCTCGCACCGGCCGGCTGCTGCCGCCCAAAACCGGCATGTTGGCCATGACGGTGCAAAGTTTGCTGCGCTCTTCCGAGCGCCCCATCAGCCTGGTGCCGGTGTACATCGGCTATGAACACGTGATGGAAGTAGGCTCCTACCTCAAGGAGCTGCGTGGCAACTCCAAAGAGAAGGAGTCGGGCTGGCAGGCCTTTAAATCCACCATCAAGGCGCTGCGCCAGGATTTTGGCCAGGGCTTTGTCAATTTTGGCCAGCCCATCGCCTTGTCCCAGTACCTCACCGAGCAGGTGCCGGACTGGCGCAAAAGTAGCGGTGACGCCGACGCCAAACCCAGTTGGCTGACCCCTCTGGTCAACCGCCTGGGCGATGAAATGCTGACCCGCATCAACGACGCGGCGGCCCTTAACGGCGTGACCCTGGTGTCGCTGGCGCTGCTGTGCGCCGAACGCCGGGCCCTGTCGCGGGAAGTGCTGGAAAACCAGTTGGACTTGTTGCTGGCCCTGGCCCGCCAGGCACCCTACTCGGCTCATGTCACCCTGCCCGAGCAAGACGGCAAGGCGCTGCTGGAGCAGGTGCTCAAAGGCGACAAATTCCAGGTCAGCGAAGACGGCCTTGGCGAGCTCATAAGCCTGGATGAAACCCAGGCCATCGCCATGACCTATTACCGCAACAACATCCTGCACCTTTACATGCTGCCCTCTTTGGTGGCGCGGCTGCTGCTGGACGGCCCCAAAAGCCTTGATACCCTTTGCGAGCAGGTGCTGGCGCTTTATCCGCTGCTGAAAGCCGAGCTCTTTATGGGGATTGATGAAGCGGCCCTTGGCGAGCATCTCCAGGCGCTGCTTGGCGCCCTCGAGCAGCAAGGCCTGGTGAGCCTTGATGGCGAGCGTTGGCAGGCGGCCAGCCACCAACGTCCGGGCTATCGCAAGCTGTGGCTGCTAAGCGGGGTTATCGAAGAGTCCTTGCAGCGCTACGCCATCGTGCTGACGCTGCTGCGAAGCCCAGAGCCGCTGGGCCGGGCCGAGCTTGAGAATCGCGCCCAGGCGGTGGCCGAGCGACTTTCGGCGCTCTTTGGCATCCAGGCGCCGGAGTTTTTCGACAAAAAACTCATTGCGTCTCTGGCCGCCACCCTGCGCGAGGCAGAATTGGTGGTGCTGGGGGAACAAAGCGAGCTGCTGCCCACGGACAAAGCCCTGGCCCTGGACGAGCTGGTGCTCAACCTGCTCTCCAACGAGGTGGCTGATACGGTACGCCATGTGTTGTGCAAGGATTGCTGA
- the yvcK gene encoding uridine diphosphate-N-acetylglucosamine-binding protein YvcK gives MAESPYRPHLAALERVVALGGGHGLGRMLSALNFLGPRLTGIVTTTDNGGSTGRLRRSHHCIAWGDVRNCINQLVTQPSTGSRLFEYRFGAEGELGGHNLGNLILLALDDLCVRPLEAINLVRQVLRVKCELLPMTESPADLLALCEEGLEHLGEQRVDGLERMPRQLTLSPKVAATKEGVDAVREADLLILGPGSFLTSVLPPLLLPELAGAFRASKAVKVWVENLGVEQSPVRTLTPGQRLAWLHRQLGFSAVDWVLARPGLDWQQLPAGVRRLEMPLASEQIFYRHDRDALANGLERILAAC, from the coding sequence ATGGCAGAATCACCTTATCGCCCCCATCTGGCGGCCTTGGAACGGGTTGTTGCCCTGGGGGGCGGCCACGGCCTGGGGCGGATGCTCTCGGCGCTCAACTTTCTGGGCCCCCGCCTTACCGGCATCGTCACCACCACCGACAACGGCGGCTCCACGGGGCGCCTGCGCCGCTCGCACCACTGCATTGCCTGGGGCGATGTGCGCAACTGCATCAATCAGCTGGTCACCCAACCCTCCACCGGTAGCCGCCTTTTTGAATACCGCTTCGGCGCCGAAGGGGAACTGGGCGGCCATAACCTCGGTAACCTCATTCTGCTGGCCCTGGACGACCTCTGCGTGCGGCCGCTTGAAGCCATCAACCTGGTGCGCCAGGTGCTTAGGGTGAAATGCGAGTTGCTGCCCATGACCGAGAGCCCCGCCGACCTGCTGGCCCTTTGTGAAGAGGGCCTTGAGCACCTGGGCGAGCAGCGGGTAGATGGCCTTGAGCGCATGCCGCGCCAGCTGACCTTGTCGCCCAAGGTGGCGGCCACCAAGGAAGGGGTGGATGCGGTAAGAGAAGCCGATCTCTTGATTCTGGGGCCTGGCTCGTTTCTAACTTCGGTGCTGCCGCCGCTGCTGCTGCCGGAACTGGCCGGGGCCTTTCGGGCCAGCAAAGCGGTCAAGGTCTGGGTGGAAAACCTGGGGGTAGAACAAAGCCCGGTGCGCACGTTAACCCCCGGCCAGCGCTTGGCCTGGTTGCACCGGCAACTGGGTTTTAGCGCCGTCGACTGGGTGCTGGCCAGGCCTGGCCTTGACTGGCAGCAACTGCCGGCCGGTGTCAGGCGCCTGGAGATGCCGTTGGCGTCCGAGCAAATCTTCTATCGCCATGACCGCGACGCCCTGGCCAACGGCCTGGAGCGGATCCTCGCTGCCTGTTGA
- the lexA gene encoding transcriptional repressor LexA yields MRPLTPRQQQILDLIRARISESGMPPTRAEIAQQLGFKSANAAEEHLKALAKKGVIEILAGTSRGIRLLDDDSANDEPGLPLIGQVAAGEPILATQHIESHFQMDPELFHPRADFLLRVKGESMKNIGIMDGDLLAVHRTSQARNGQVVVARVEDDVTVKRLDQHGHSLRLIAENDDFDDILVDLRETPVTIEGLAVGVIRNSQF; encoded by the coding sequence ATGCGCCCCCTTACTCCCCGCCAGCAACAGATCCTGGATCTGATCCGCGCCCGCATTTCGGAAAGCGGCATGCCCCCCACCCGTGCCGAGATTGCTCAGCAGCTGGGTTTTAAGTCTGCCAATGCCGCCGAAGAACACCTCAAGGCCCTGGCCAAAAAAGGGGTTATCGAAATTTTGGCCGGCACTTCCCGTGGCATTCGCCTACTGGATGACGACAGCGCCAACGACGAGCCGGGCCTGCCGCTGATTGGCCAGGTGGCTGCCGGTGAGCCCATTCTGGCGACCCAGCATATTGAGTCCCACTTCCAGATGGACCCGGAGCTGTTCCACCCCCGTGCCGACTTCCTGCTGCGGGTTAAGGGCGAGAGTATGAAAAACATCGGCATCATGGACGGCGACCTGCTGGCGGTGCACCGCACCAGCCAGGCCCGTAACGGCCAGGTGGTGGTGGCCAGGGTGGAAGATGATGTCACCGTAAAACGCTTGGACCAGCACGGCCACAGCCTGCGCCTGATTGCCGAGAACGACGATTTTGACGACATTCTGGTCGACCTTCGGGAGACGCCCGTTACCATCGAAGGCCTGGCCGTCGGGGTGATCCGTAACAGCCAGTTTTAA
- the coxB gene encoding cytochrome c oxidase subunit II has product MSSRRHQALGAWAVLAWCWPFTALADGYNMTRGVTDFSQRVYGLHMTIFWICCAIGAVVFGLLFYSLIRHRKSRGAKAANFHESTRVEILWTLIPFVILIAMAVPATKALVAGDDDGSGPADITVQVTGSQWKWHYQYLGTDVGFYSLLATLPDQITNRLDKGDNYLLEVDRPLVLPTDRNIRFVITSEDVIHSWWVPAFAVKKDAVPGFINQVQARIKEPGLYRGQCAELCGKDHGFMPIVVIAKTPAAFDDWLSAEQARLAAKKAEEQKLLAMNRSLDELMRDGKALYEARCAMCHQPNGEGLPGAIPALKGSAIATGDVHAHIDIVLNGKAGTAMQAFGKQLSLSELAAIITYERNAWGNSTGDAVQAADLHRFLSGDNP; this is encoded by the coding sequence GTGAGTAGCAGACGTCATCAGGCATTGGGGGCCTGGGCGGTGCTGGCCTGGTGCTGGCCATTCACTGCCTTGGCGGACGGATACAACATGACCCGCGGCGTTACGGACTTCAGCCAGCGGGTTTATGGTCTGCACATGACCATCTTCTGGATCTGCTGTGCCATCGGGGCCGTGGTCTTTGGCCTGTTGTTTTACAGCCTGATCCGCCACCGTAAATCCCGCGGCGCCAAAGCGGCCAACTTTCACGAGTCCACCCGGGTCGAGATCCTCTGGACGCTCATTCCCTTTGTCATCCTCATCGCCATGGCGGTACCGGCTACCAAAGCCCTGGTGGCAGGCGATGACGACGGCTCAGGCCCGGCCGATATCACGGTGCAGGTTACCGGCTCCCAATGGAAATGGCATTACCAGTACCTGGGCACCGATGTGGGTTTTTATTCGCTGCTGGCGACCCTGCCGGACCAGATAACCAACCGCCTGGACAAGGGCGACAACTACCTTCTCGAGGTGGACAGGCCCCTGGTGCTGCCCACCGACCGCAATATCCGTTTTGTGATCACCTCCGAAGACGTTATCCATTCTTGGTGGGTTCCGGCCTTTGCCGTGAAAAAAGACGCCGTCCCCGGCTTTATCAATCAGGTGCAGGCTCGCATCAAGGAGCCAGGGCTCTACCGGGGCCAATGCGCGGAGCTCTGCGGCAAGGACCACGGCTTCATGCCCATAGTGGTGATTGCCAAGACGCCGGCGGCCTTTGACGACTGGCTCAGTGCTGAGCAGGCCCGTCTGGCCGCCAAAAAGGCCGAAGAGCAAAAACTGCTGGCCATGAACCGCTCCCTGGACGAACTGATGCGCGACGGCAAAGCCCTTTACGAGGCGCGCTGCGCCATGTGCCACCAGCCCAATGGCGAAGGGCTGCCCGGGGCCATTCCGGCCCTTAAAGGCAGCGCCATCGCCACCGGTGATGTCCATGCCCACATCGATATCGTGCTCAATGGCAAAGCCGGCACCGCCATGCAGGCCTTTGGCAAACAGCTCAGCCTGTCGGAGCTGGCCGCCATCATCACCTATGAACGCAATGCCTGGGGGAACAGCACCGGTGACGCCGTACAGGCCGCCGACTTGCACCGTTTCCTCAGCGGCGACAACCCCTAG
- the ctaD gene encoding cytochrome c oxidase subunit I, giving the protein MQVSRDMDAPKGLDAAQHEVHHGPASGLMRWVTTTNHKDIGSLYLWFSFLMFLTGGSMAMVIRAELFQPGLQLVEPQFFNQMTTVHGLVMVFGAVMPAFVGLANWMIPMMIGAPDMALPRMNNWSFWILPFAFAILLSSLFMEGGGPAFGWTFYAPLSTTYSGNSTALFVFSIHIMGISSIMGAINVIVTIFNLRAPGMTWMKLPLFVWTWLITAFLLIAVMPVLAGAVTMVLTDKYFGTDFFNAVGGGDPVMFQHIFWFFGHPEVYIMILPSFGIISAILPTFARKRLFGYASMVYATASIAGLSFVVWAHHMFTTGMPLFGELFFMYCTMLIAVPTGVKVFNWVATLWRGSISFEVPMLFALAFVVLFTIGGFSGLMLAITPADFQYHDTYFVVAHFHYVLVTGAIFSIMAAAYYWLPKWTGHMFDEGLAKLHFWCSLVSVNVLFFPMHFLGLAGMPRRIPDYALQFADLNKIVSIGGFAFGLSQLIFLWVVIKCIKGGTPAPAKPWEGAEGLEWEVPSPAPYHTFETPPEIKP; this is encoded by the coding sequence ATGCAGGTCTCACGAGACATGGATGCCCCCAAGGGGCTCGACGCCGCCCAACATGAGGTGCATCACGGCCCGGCTAGTGGCCTGATGCGCTGGGTTACCACCACCAACCACAAGGACATCGGCAGCCTCTACCTGTGGTTCAGCTTTCTGATGTTCCTAACCGGCGGCTCTATGGCCATGGTGATCCGCGCCGAGCTATTCCAGCCGGGCTTGCAGTTGGTGGAGCCGCAGTTTTTCAACCAGATGACCACGGTGCATGGCCTGGTAATGGTGTTTGGCGCGGTGATGCCGGCCTTTGTGGGGCTGGCCAACTGGATGATCCCGATGATGATTGGCGCGCCGGACATGGCGCTGCCGAGGATGAACAACTGGAGCTTCTGGATTTTGCCCTTTGCCTTCGCCATTTTGCTGTCCAGCCTTTTTATGGAGGGCGGCGGGCCGGCTTTCGGCTGGACCTTCTATGCGCCGCTTTCCACCACCTACTCGGGTAATTCCACGGCGCTGTTCGTGTTCTCCATTCACATCATGGGCATCAGTTCGATCATGGGCGCCATCAATGTGATTGTGACCATCTTCAACTTGCGGGCGCCGGGCATGACCTGGATGAAACTGCCGCTGTTTGTGTGGACCTGGCTTATTACCGCCTTCTTGCTGATCGCGGTGATGCCGGTACTGGCCGGCGCCGTGACCATGGTGCTCACCGACAAGTATTTTGGCACCGATTTCTTCAACGCCGTGGGCGGTGGTGATCCGGTGATGTTCCAGCACATCTTCTGGTTCTTCGGCCACCCCGAGGTGTACATCATGATTTTGCCAAGTTTTGGCATTATCAGCGCCATCCTGCCCACCTTCGCCCGCAAGCGGCTGTTCGGCTACGCCAGCATGGTGTACGCCACTGCCAGCATTGCCGGGCTGAGTTTTGTGGTGTGGGCGCATCACATGTTCACCACCGGCATGCCGCTTTTTGGCGAACTGTTCTTCATGTATTGCACCATGCTGATCGCCGTACCCACCGGGGTGAAGGTGTTTAACTGGGTAGCCACCCTGTGGCGCGGCTCCATCAGTTTTGAAGTGCCGATGCTGTTTGCCCTGGCCTTTGTGGTGCTCTTTACCATCGGTGGCTTTTCCGGCTTGATGCTGGCCATCACCCCGGCCGATTTCCAATACCACGATACCTACTTCGTGGTAGCGCACTTCCACTACGTACTGGTGACCGGCGCCATCTTCTCGATCATGGCGGCAGCCTATTACTGGCTGCCAAAGTGGACAGGCCACATGTTCGACGAGGGCCTGGCCAAGCTGCATTTTTGGTGCTCGCTGGTGTCGGTGAACGTGCTGTTCTTTCCCATGCATTTTCTCGGGCTGGCCGGCATGCCAAGGCGGATCCCCGATTACGCCCTGCAATTTGCCGATTTGAACAAGATTGTCTCCATTGGCGGTTTTGCCTTCGGGCTCAGCCAGCTCATCTTCCTGTGGGTGGTGATCAAGTGCATCAAAGGCGGCACGCCGGCACCTGCCAAACCCTGGGAAGGAGCCGAGGGGCTCGAATGGGAAGTGCCGAGCCCAGCGCCCTACCACACCTTTGAAACCCCGCCGGAGATCAAACCATGA
- a CDS encoding cytochrome c oxidase assembly protein, whose product MTGQGHGRLTKRLLLLVALMFGFAFALVPLYNVFCQVTGINGKTGGPVAATLVEPEDKNRLITVQFVAYINEGLPWEFRPDVTEVKVHPGERKLVHFYAKNRASGDIVAQAVPSVAPGLGAKYFHKIECFCFHQQHLAPGQEVEMPLLFFLDTALPDDIQTLTLSYTLYNLSVRGSS is encoded by the coding sequence ATGACCGGCCAGGGCCATGGCCGGCTGACCAAACGCCTATTGCTGCTGGTGGCGCTGATGTTCGGTTTTGCCTTTGCCCTGGTGCCCCTTTACAACGTGTTTTGCCAGGTGACCGGTATCAACGGTAAAACCGGTGGCCCGGTGGCCGCCACTCTGGTGGAGCCAGAGGACAAAAACCGGCTCATTACCGTGCAGTTCGTGGCCTATATCAATGAGGGCCTGCCTTGGGAATTTCGTCCTGACGTTACCGAGGTCAAAGTTCACCCCGGCGAGCGAAAGCTGGTGCACTTCTACGCCAAAAACCGTGCCAGCGGCGATATTGTCGCTCAGGCGGTGCCCTCGGTGGCGCCGGGGCTGGGTGCTAAATATTTCCACAAGATTGAATGCTTTTGTTTCCACCAGCAGCACCTGGCACCTGGCCAGGAGGTGGAAATGCCGCTGCTGTTTTTCCTGGATACGGCGCTGCCGGATGACATCCAGACCCTGACCCTTTCCTACACCCTCTACAACCTCAGCGTGAGGGGCTCATCATGA
- a CDS encoding cytochrome c oxidase subunit 3, translating to MKHEHYYVPAKSYWPIMGALGLFLIAFGAGHFVPQVTSGQQGGYGGWLLLAGVLVIIVMCFGWFAAVIRESMAGLYSGQMDRSFRQGMSWFIFSEVMFFCAFFGALFYARTFAVPWLGGGSNNILTHQLLWPDFSGTWPVATTPGGKSTEVMPWMGLPLYNTLILLSSSVTVHLAHLSLEKGNRLALKLWLLATILLGSCFLYLQGVEYIHAYTEMGLKLDAGIYGNTFFLLTGFHGMHVTLGTLMLLVMWLRVQAGHFSAQKHFGFMAASWYWHFVDVVWLCLFLFVYIL from the coding sequence ATGAAACACGAACACTACTATGTGCCCGCCAAATCCTATTGGCCGATCATGGGCGCCCTCGGCCTGTTCCTTATCGCTTTCGGGGCCGGGCATTTCGTGCCCCAGGTGACTAGCGGCCAACAAGGGGGTTACGGGGGCTGGCTGCTGCTGGCCGGGGTGCTGGTTATCATAGTGATGTGCTTTGGCTGGTTTGCGGCGGTTATCCGCGAGTCCATGGCTGGCCTCTATTCGGGGCAGATGGACCGCTCCTTTCGCCAGGGCATGAGCTGGTTCATTTTCTCGGAAGTGATGTTCTTCTGCGCTTTTTTCGGGGCGCTCTTCTATGCCCGGACCTTTGCCGTGCCTTGGCTGGGGGGCGGGTCCAACAACATCTTGACCCACCAGTTGCTGTGGCCCGATTTCAGCGGCACCTGGCCGGTGGCAACCACCCCGGGTGGTAAAAGCACCGAGGTGATGCCTTGGATGGGGCTACCGCTTTACAACACCCTGATTTTGCTCAGCTCATCGGTCACTGTGCATCTGGCGCACCTGTCTTTGGAGAAGGGCAACCGGTTGGCGCTCAAGTTGTGGCTGCTGGCCACCATATTGCTGGGCAGCTGCTTTTTGTATCTGCAAGGGGTCGAGTACATCCACGCCTACACCGAGATGGGGCTCAAGCTCGACGCCGGCATCTACGGCAACACCTTCTTTCTACTGACCGGTTTTCACGGCATGCACGTCACCTTGGGCACCTTGATGCTGCTGGTGATGTGGCTGCGGGTGCAGGCGGGGCATTTTTCGGCGCAAAAGCATTTCGGTTTCATGGCGGCCAGTTGGTACTGGCACTTTGTAGACGTGGTGTGGCTATGCCTGTTCCTGTTCGTGTACATCCTCTAG
- a CDS encoding DUF2909 family protein codes for MLVKVLILGLVLYVLVNLFRALFVMLRHGEQGQMSRFLGRRLLASFLVLLLVVVLIALGVIEPHSTPY; via the coding sequence ATGCTGGTGAAGGTGCTTATTCTGGGGTTGGTGCTGTATGTGCTGGTGAACCTGTTTCGGGCGCTTTTTGTCATGCTCCGCCACGGCGAGCAGGGCCAGATGAGCCGCTTCCTTGGCCGGCGCCTGCTGGCCTCCTTCCTGGTGCTGTTGCTGGTGGTGGTGTTGATCGCGCTCGGCGTTATCGAACCGCATTCAACCCCCTACTAG
- a CDS encoding SURF1 family protein, whose product MPWLFTVALLAVFGKLSLWQWQRAEQKAALLSEVASRPVLSLEEALAKTNPDYWPVTMKGRWLPTAIFWDNRTLDGQVGYDLLQPFATSRGVFLIDRGWLAGVARRDLLPSAPLAHGEAAITGRLRQVDPGFSLKATAPEKLGGGYRVQSPAPEALTESLGLPLQKWVLSQEPSGSGFIAHWPLVVMPPEKHRAYSLQWASMALALMVAFGCWLRAEHRRKHE is encoded by the coding sequence TTGCCCTGGTTATTCACTGTGGCGCTGCTGGCGGTCTTTGGCAAATTGAGCCTCTGGCAATGGCAAAGGGCCGAGCAAAAAGCCGCACTGCTCAGCGAAGTGGCAAGCCGCCCGGTGCTGAGTCTGGAAGAGGCGCTAGCCAAAACCAACCCCGATTACTGGCCGGTCACAATGAAGGGGCGCTGGCTGCCCACCGCCATATTTTGGGACAACCGCACCCTCGATGGCCAAGTGGGCTATGACCTGCTGCAACCCTTCGCCACCAGCCGGGGCGTTTTCTTGATTGACCGGGGCTGGCTGGCCGGAGTTGCCCGCCGCGACCTGCTGCCCAGCGCTCCCTTGGCCCACGGCGAAGCCGCCATCACCGGGCGCTTGCGGCAAGTAGACCCCGGCTTCTCGCTCAAAGCCACCGCCCCCGAGAAGCTTGGCGGCGGTTACCGGGTGCAAAGCCCGGCCCCCGAAGCGCTGACCGAAAGCCTGGGCCTGCCTTTGCAAAAATGGGTGTTGAGCCAGGAGCCGAGCGGCTCGGGCTTTATCGCCCACTGGCCGCTGGTGGTAATGCCGCCGGAAAAACACCGCGCCTATTCCCTGCAATGGGCCAGCATGGCGTTGGCGCTGATGGTGGCCTTTGGCTGCTGGTTGCGGGCCGAGCACAGGAGGAAACATGAGTAA
- the cyoE gene encoding heme o synthase, whose translation MKSLSLLAAGHWPWRDFLAITKPRVVMLLLLTALVGMILAQDSWPNPWLVINGLMGIGQVSAGAAAINHILDQHIDHKMARTRMRPLVQGRLSQGQAWVFAVAVIALGLMQLALWVNGLTALLTFAAMVGYAVIYTVFLKRMTPQNIVIGGLAGAMPPLLGWTAVTNSMDANAWLLVLIIFAWTPPHFWALAIARCNDYQRAGIPMLPVTHGIEYTKTCVLLYTLLLQALLLLPYLTGMSGLLYLAAALVLGGWFIWHAARLKWWDGPGQAMRTFRVSIWQLMLLFVVLLVDHGVA comes from the coding sequence ATGAAGTCACTGAGCCTGTTGGCCGCCGGGCATTGGCCCTGGCGGGATTTTCTGGCCATCACCAAACCTCGGGTGGTGATGCTGCTGTTACTTACCGCCCTGGTGGGCATGATCCTGGCCCAAGACAGCTGGCCAAATCCCTGGTTGGTTATCAACGGCCTGATGGGCATCGGCCAGGTGTCAGCCGGAGCCGCCGCCATCAACCACATCCTCGATCAACATATCGACCATAAAATGGCCCGCACCCGGATGCGGCCTCTGGTGCAAGGCCGGTTAAGCCAGGGCCAGGCCTGGGTTTTTGCCGTGGCGGTGATTGCCCTAGGGCTGATGCAGCTGGCACTTTGGGTCAATGGCCTCACCGCTTTGCTGACCTTTGCCGCCATGGTGGGCTACGCGGTGATTTACACGGTGTTTTTAAAACGCATGACCCCGCAGAACATCGTGATCGGCGGCCTGGCTGGTGCCATGCCGCCGCTGCTGGGCTGGACCGCCGTCACCAACAGCATGGACGCCAACGCCTGGCTGCTGGTGCTGATCATCTTCGCCTGGACGCCGCCTCACTTCTGGGCCCTGGCCATCGCCCGGTGCAACGATTACCAGCGGGCCGGTATCCCCATGCTGCCAGTGACCCACGGTATCGAGTACACCAAAACCTGTGTGCTGCTCTACACCTTGTTGCTGCAAGCCTTGCTGTTGCTGCCCTACCTGACCGGCATGAGCGGCCTCTTGTACCTGGCCGCCGCCTTGGTGCTGGGCGGCTGGTTTATCTGGCACGCCGCCAGGCTCAAATGGTGGGACGGCCCCGGCCAGGCCATGCGCACCTTCAGGGTCAGTATTTGGCAACTGATGTTATTGTTTGTGGTATTGCTGGTGGACCATGGAGTGGCCTGA
- a CDS encoding SCO family protein: protein MKAVLSLVLALAFCAGLGLYFWIITPPHVEALWYQPARQLSPFELSDQRGQPFTQENLKGHWSLLFLGYTSCPDVCPATLSRLSASYPQLEEAAGAPVQVLFLSADPGRDSTEKLAAYIHFFRPEFIALRAESAVLEPFTRQLGLMYRQSANGDISHSAGMVLINPQGQLEAMFRPAEGNLPLVDTRQLVADLAVISHH, encoded by the coding sequence ATGAAAGCGGTGTTGAGCCTGGTGTTGGCCTTGGCCTTTTGTGCCGGGCTGGGATTGTATTTTTGGATAATCACCCCGCCCCATGTGGAAGCGCTGTGGTACCAGCCGGCCCGCCAGTTGAGCCCCTTTGAGCTCAGTGACCAACGCGGCCAGCCCTTCACCCAGGAAAACCTCAAAGGCCATTGGAGCTTGCTGTTCCTGGGTTACACCAGCTGCCCCGATGTCTGCCCCGCCACCTTGAGCCGGCTGTCAGCCAGTTACCCCCAACTGGAAGAGGCGGCCGGTGCGCCGGTGCAGGTGCTGTTTTTAAGTGCCGATCCGGGCCGAGACAGCACCGAAAAACTGGCCGCCTACATCCACTTTTTTCGCCCGGAATTTATCGCCCTGCGCGCAGAGTCTGCGGTGCTCGAACCCTTTACCCGCCAGTTGGGGCTGATGTATCGGCAAAGTGCCAATGGCGATATCAGCCACTCCGCCGGTATGGTGCTTATCAATCCTCAGGGCCAGTTGGAGGCCATGTTCCGGCCCGCCGAGGGTAACCTGCCGTTGGTGGACACCCGCCAGCTTGTTGCCGACTTGGCGGTGATAAGCCACCACTAG